From the Ignavibacteriales bacterium genome, the window AAAATAAATTTTTACGATAAGCAAACTGCTGTTGCCTGTGGTACATCGAATACTGTAATGCTTACTAAAGATAGAGGAAGGACTTGGAACTTGTTTACTAAAAACCTTCCTGAAAATACCTGGTATGATATTGATTTTCAGACAGACGAAACTTCAACTGCTGTATCCGAATCATTTGCATCGGAAAGTTTTCCTCCGGATGGATGGAGCTCTTTTTCATATTCCGGTTCATCGATGTGGGAAAGATCCACAGTTTCACCTAACCTCACTCCTGCCTGCGCATGGAGTAACTTCGACCCGGTAATGGGGGACAATGTTCTTCTTACCCCTGAACTTGAAATAACGGCAGGTGATCAGCTTGTATTTTACCTGAGACGAAGTTATACGGGTACTATTTTTAATTGGGACTCTCTCGAGGTATTTGTTTCAGCCAGGGGAGGAAATACTACTCGGCACCTTGAGCCGTTAATGCGAATAGGTGTAAACTCAATTGACACCTCCCTTTCCACTTATCCGCCAAGAATAGGCACTTACAAGAAATACGTTTTCCAACTCGACAAATATGCCGGTAATATAGTCCAGGCAGGATTTAGACACAAGAATTCCGATGGAACAGGTGTACGGCTTGATGAGATTTTATTGGGTTCATACAGATCTAAAAAACTCCAGCGAGTTTATCTGACTGGTAATAAAGTAAATGTCTACAGAAATACAGTATCACCTTTCGTATCATCAAAACAACCATGGATGCCTGTATCTTTTATAAACTCAGGACAGGTATACAAGGGCAATGCTCTTTCAACTGTGGTTATGGGTGAGGACTCTCTTATCGTTGCAGGTACAAACGGACTCATCAACAAAAGCTACTCTTCTACTGGTAACCAATCATACTCTGATAGAAATACTGACAATAACCTCTATGACCTTTGGACTAACTCTTCCGGCGCAAAAATAATTAGCGTAGGTTCTTCCGGAGACGTTCTAACTTCGAATAACGGAGGACAGTCCTGGGAATATAATAATATTAGTGAAAGATCCCTTTACAGTATTTCAATGGTTGATGACAATACCGGATGGATTGCCGGAGCGGAAGGTTATTTATATCGAACAACAGACGGAGGGGTTACATGGGACAGATCGGTAAACCACAAAGCAATTAACCTTGTCTTCAATGATTTTCGTGAGATTAATTTTGTAGATCCCAAAGTTGGTTGGGCTTTCGGTCAAAATGGTGCAATAATAAAAACAACAAGCGGTGGCGATGTTTGGACAAAGCAAAATTCAAACCTTGCTAAAGATATTACTATTCATGATTCATACATGTTAAACCGAAGCGAAGGTGTATTTGTTGGCGAACATGGAGTGATAGAAAAAACTACAAACGGCGGTGAAAAATGGATCCGCTTGAATTACAATAATCCAAATACCGATCTCCGAAGTGTCTTTATGTTTGATTCAAATAATGGTTGGATATGTGGAACAAAAGGGGTTTTATTAAAAACGTCTGATGGAGGAGACAGCTGGACATCTGTCGAGCTTCCTTATCCATACACTGACCTTTACGGAGTACAATTCATCGATAGCGATAATGGAATAGTTGTCGGTGAGTCTGGTAAGACTTTCCGTACGACCGATGGAGGTGTTTCATGGGAATTTGAAAACTCGGGCGCAACCGATCACTACTCGATACAAATGCTATCACCGGAGATTTCGTATATATCCTCCTCAACCGGAAATATTATTATGTATAATAGTCGCGTGGAAACCAGTAACCGAATTGTTTTTAGAAATGAGCAAAATTCTCCGGACAAATTAACCCTCGAACAGAATTATCCTAATCCCTTTAATCCAACTACTAATATATCATTCTCTATACCGCAGCCGGGCAATATTTCCCTAAAAGTGTATGACCTTGCCGGTAGGGAAATCATATCCTTAATAAATAACGAATTATTAAATTCCGGTACTTACTCAAAATCATTTAACGGTGAAAACCTAGCCTCTGGTGTCTATTTTTACTCTCTCCAAATTAATGGAAAAGTCTCCATGACCAGAAAAATGCTTCTGGTTAAATAACCATTTTTATCCCAAATACATAACAATTATATTTTTATCTTGACTATACAATTCTTTAGTCTTATTCTGTAGGATAAAGGCTAAAATGTTTGTAGGAAATTTCCTATTTTATTGTAGGTAATCACCTATGGGGCGATAAACACGGATCTATTCTCCATTTCTACTCAACACCTTCCAATAATGGAGAAACCTGGAAACTGATGCATATCCATTTTTAGAGATTTCAACCAAATAAGCATTGAATTTCTTTTAATTCATTTCTTTAATATAAAGGAGGATTTACTATGAGAAAATTGATTTTCTCACTTTTCTGGTGCGCTATTATGCTTTTATTCACCTTCCAGATTTCTTCAGCGCAGGTCAATAATGAGCATAAATATCTTCACCCTTCA encodes:
- a CDS encoding T9SS type A sorting domain-containing protein, yielding MKRNFYNLYFIFFITIILTGTLQAQVSRHFSWLHPKPQGQSIRNVFTIDQNKWYGVTLSGDFIRTIDGGASWTITDNIGGTNLSTGNPFALYDLNMFDEKTGVICGEDGLLARTTTAGVTWEKFSVPDDNRGIWYDFFFVNAKTGFVGGESRNGIKMTTDAGLHWSDIHSPNTNAFSIFAFDANNIYTSSDNGKVFFTEDGGETWNAINTGSNDTLWKINFYDKQTAVACGTSNTVMLTKDRGRTWNLFTKNLPENTWYDIDFQTDETSTAVSESFASESFPPDGWSSFSYSGSSMWERSTVSPNLTPACAWSNFDPVMGDNVLLTPELEITAGDQLVFYLRRSYTGTIFNWDSLEVFVSARGGNTTRHLEPLMRIGVNSIDTSLSTYPPRIGTYKKYVFQLDKYAGNIVQAGFRHKNSDGTGVRLDEILLGSYRSKKLQRVYLTGNKVNVYRNTVSPFVSSKQPWMPVSFINSGQVYKGNALSTVVMGEDSLIVAGTNGLINKSYSSTGNQSYSDRNTDNNLYDLWTNSSGAKIISVGSSGDVLTSNNGGQSWEYNNISERSLYSISMVDDNTGWIAGAEGYLYRTTDGGVTWDRSVNHKAINLVFNDFREINFVDPKVGWAFGQNGAIIKTTSGGDVWTKQNSNLAKDITIHDSYMLNRSEGVFVGEHGVIEKTTNGGEKWIRLNYNNPNTDLRSVFMFDSNNGWICGTKGVLLKTSDGGDSWTSVELPYPYTDLYGVQFIDSDNGIVVGESGKTFRTTDGGVSWEFENSGATDHYSIQMLSPEISYISSSTGNIIMYNSRVETSNRIVFRNEQNSPDKLTLEQNYPNPFNPTTNISFSIPQPGNISLKVYDLAGREIISLINNELLNSGTYSKSFNGENLASGVYFYSLQINGKVSMTRKMLLVK